In one Terriglobales bacterium genomic region, the following are encoded:
- the pruA gene encoding L-glutamate gamma-semialdehyde dehydrogenase, whose translation MAATVETLPAISLRSPRGEFRNTPPIDFTSPENARAMRDALRQVHAQLGTEYDLVIGGEMIRTKEKIKSVNPAKPSELVGVHQKAGAEHVEPAMHAALNAFESWRTTSWEERAALLLNASAIIQSRRLEFDAWMVYEVGKNWVEADADTGETIDFLEFYAREALRLSKVQTPVQLPGERDELLYIPLGVGAVIPPWNFPFAIMAGMTSAAIVCGNTVILKPSSDSPTIAAKFFEALQEAGMPDGVVNFCPGSGATFGNALVEHPKTRFIAFTGSKGVGLDIHSRAAQPRKGQIWIKRTILEMGGKDSIIVQADCDLDSAVEGVVASAFGFNGQKCSACSRAIVEEPVYDLFVSRLRDRVSQLAQGDPAENKSTGPVVNEGAMKSILEYIEIGKKEGRLINGGGRATEHGDGYYVQPTVIADVAPNARISQEEIFGPVLAVIKAKDFEESLAIANNTEYGLTGAIYTSSRDKIEAAKRDFHVGNLYINRKCTGAIVGAHPFGGFNMSGTDSKAGGPDYLYLFTQAKSVAEKVQR comes from the coding sequence ATGGCAGCAACCGTCGAGACCCTTCCTGCTATTTCCTTACGTTCGCCTCGCGGCGAGTTTCGGAATACTCCACCAATCGACTTCACCAGTCCGGAGAATGCTCGGGCCATGCGTGATGCTCTGCGCCAAGTTCACGCGCAGCTCGGGACCGAGTATGACTTGGTAATCGGCGGGGAAATGATCCGCACCAAGGAAAAGATCAAGTCGGTAAATCCTGCTAAACCGTCGGAGTTAGTGGGTGTTCACCAAAAGGCAGGTGCCGAGCACGTGGAACCTGCGATGCACGCTGCTCTGAATGCATTCGAGAGCTGGCGCACCACATCCTGGGAGGAACGAGCGGCGTTGCTGCTGAATGCGAGCGCGATTATCCAGTCGCGGCGGCTGGAATTCGACGCCTGGATGGTTTACGAGGTGGGAAAGAATTGGGTTGAAGCTGACGCGGACACCGGCGAGACCATAGACTTCCTCGAATTCTACGCGCGAGAAGCCCTGCGCTTGTCGAAAGTGCAGACGCCCGTGCAACTCCCCGGGGAGCGCGACGAGTTGCTCTACATTCCTCTCGGCGTCGGTGCCGTAATTCCACCGTGGAACTTTCCCTTCGCGATCATGGCCGGTATGACTTCGGCTGCAATCGTCTGCGGAAATACTGTGATCCTGAAACCATCGAGTGACTCGCCCACAATCGCAGCAAAGTTTTTTGAGGCTCTGCAGGAAGCGGGAATGCCGGACGGGGTTGTGAACTTCTGTCCCGGATCGGGAGCCACGTTCGGCAACGCGCTAGTGGAGCATCCTAAGACCCGCTTCATCGCTTTCACCGGATCGAAAGGGGTTGGGCTCGACATTCATTCGCGCGCAGCCCAACCGCGCAAAGGGCAGATATGGATTAAGCGCACGATACTGGAGATGGGTGGGAAGGACTCCATTATCGTGCAGGCGGATTGCGATTTGGATTCGGCTGTCGAGGGTGTGGTCGCCTCCGCGTTCGGCTTCAACGGGCAAAAGTGTTCGGCATGCTCGCGCGCGATCGTCGAAGAGCCTGTCTACGATCTTTTCGTCTCCCGACTACGCGATCGAGTGAGCCAGTTGGCGCAAGGGGATCCCGCCGAGAACAAGAGCACCGGCCCGGTTGTCAACGAGGGCGCGATGAAATCGATTCTTGAGTACATCGAGATCGGCAAGAAAGAAGGGCGACTCATCAACGGGGGAGGGCGCGCGACTGAACATGGTGACGGCTATTACGTCCAGCCGACAGTCATCGCCGACGTGGCGCCAAACGCACGAATCTCTCAGGAAGAGATCTTTGGTCCGGTTCTGGCCGTTATCAAGGCGAAGGATTTTGAGGAGTCGCTGGCCATAGCTAACAACACCGAATACGGGCTAACAGGCGCCATCTATACCTCCTCGCGCGACAAGATAGAAGCTGCCAAGCGCGATTTCCATGTTGGGAACCTGTACATCAATCGCAAGTGCACAGGAGCTATAGTGGGCGCGCATCCCTTCGGCGGATTTAACATGTCCGGCACCGACTCCAAGGCTGGCGGCCCCGATTATCTATATTTATTCACCCAGGCAAAATCCGTAGCAGAGAAGGTGCAGCGCTAA
- a CDS encoding DUF4440 domain-containing protein, giving the protein MVSERGAFAQDRPSATDPGPGLSASSPDARKGLDDFNRAFINACRSMNHDAAVQLWTDDGVDLLPGMEPMVGKTEISGWLTGLSEKMKGVKVLQCDVDWRGTRIAGDVAYEWGINTQTVSVPDRAEPVKNKGKITLILRKQTDGSWKLALESWNGSPQ; this is encoded by the coding sequence ATGGTTTCGGAGCGTGGCGCGTTCGCTCAGGACAGGCCGAGCGCTACTGATCCCGGACCCGGACTCAGTGCTTCTAGCCCGGACGCCAGAAAAGGGCTGGACGACTTTAACCGCGCCTTCATCAATGCCTGCCGAAGCATGAATCATGATGCCGCCGTTCAGTTGTGGACCGATGACGGAGTCGACCTACTGCCCGGCATGGAGCCCATGGTCGGCAAGACCGAAATCTCCGGCTGGCTCACGGGGCTCAGTGAGAAGATGAAGGGCGTAAAGGTGCTGCAGTGCGACGTCGATTGGCGGGGGACACGCATCGCCGGCGACGTTGCCTATGAATGGGGGATCAACACTCAGACTGTGTCGGTTCCCGACCGCGCTGAGCCAGTCAAGAACAAAGGCAAGATCACCCTGATCCTGCGGAAGCAAACCGATGGCTCATGGAAGCTGGCGTTAGAGTCGTGGAACGGTAGTCCGCAATGA
- the glyA gene encoding serine hydroxymethyltransferase — protein sequence MADRMERPLSEADPDVFAAIEHEQRRQHEGLELIASENFVSEAVLEAAGSVFTNKYAEGYPGRRYYGGCEFTDVVENLARERAKQLFHAEHVNVQPHSGSQANAAAYSSVLQPGDTILGLDLAHGGHLTHGHKLNFSGKLYKVVSYGVRKDTETIDYDELEQIAMREKPKLIIGGGSAYPRIFDFQRMRAIADLCGALLLIDMAHFAGLVAGGVHPSPVPHAQIVTTTTHKTLRGPRAGMILCKQEYAAAVDKNVFPGHQGGPLVHIIAAKAVAFKEALEPTFADYARQIVANAKVLAQTLKDAGFRIISGGTDTHLMLVDVFAKGMLGSEAEVALGKAGITVNKNAIPFDTNPPLKPSGIRIGTPAVTTRGMKESDMKQIGRWIAEALERRADDKALDRIRHQVFELAEHFPLYAERRTRGGVLMAR from the coding sequence ATGGCCGACCGCATGGAGCGCCCGCTATCGGAAGCCGATCCGGATGTATTTGCGGCCATCGAGCACGAGCAGCGCCGTCAACATGAGGGCCTGGAGCTTATCGCTTCAGAGAACTTTGTCAGCGAAGCAGTTCTGGAAGCTGCGGGAAGCGTATTCACGAATAAGTATGCGGAAGGCTACCCGGGCAGGCGCTACTACGGCGGCTGCGAGTTCACGGATGTAGTGGAGAACCTGGCTCGTGAGCGTGCGAAGCAACTTTTTCACGCGGAGCATGTAAATGTGCAGCCGCATTCAGGATCCCAAGCCAATGCTGCGGCTTATTCTTCCGTGCTGCAGCCAGGCGATACCATTTTGGGACTCGACCTTGCTCATGGCGGTCATCTCACGCATGGCCATAAGCTGAATTTCTCCGGCAAACTTTACAAAGTCGTCTCCTACGGCGTGCGCAAGGATACCGAAACTATCGATTACGACGAGCTTGAGCAAATCGCCATGCGCGAAAAGCCCAAGCTTATTATCGGAGGGGGCAGCGCTTATCCGCGCATCTTCGATTTCCAGCGAATGCGGGCAATCGCCGACCTCTGCGGAGCCCTGCTCCTGATCGATATGGCGCATTTCGCCGGACTCGTCGCCGGCGGCGTGCATCCTTCTCCGGTTCCTCACGCGCAGATTGTGACCACCACGACACATAAAACGTTGCGGGGGCCGCGCGCCGGCATGATCCTCTGCAAGCAGGAATATGCGGCGGCCGTCGACAAGAACGTCTTTCCCGGACATCAAGGCGGGCCGCTCGTGCACATCATCGCGGCGAAGGCAGTCGCGTTCAAAGAAGCACTGGAGCCCACCTTCGCCGACTATGCTCGGCAAATCGTCGCCAACGCGAAGGTGCTGGCGCAGACGTTGAAAGATGCAGGCTTCCGCATCATTTCGGGTGGAACCGATACCCACCTCATGCTGGTGGATGTCTTCGCCAAAGGGATGTTGGGCAGCGAAGCGGAAGTGGCGCTGGGCAAGGCGGGCATTACGGTGAACAAGAATGCAATTCCGTTCGACACGAATCCGCCCCTAAAGCCGAGTGGAATCCGAATTGGAACGCCGGCGGTCACAACGCGCGGCATGAAAGAATCTGATATGAAGCAGATCGGCCGCTGGATCGCCGAAGCACTCGAGCGTCGTGCGGACGACAAGGCTCTGGATCGCATTCGTCATCAAGTATTCGAGCTGGCCGAGCACTTTCCGCTGTACGCCGAGCGAAGAACCCGCGGCGGAGTTCTAATGGCGAGGTAG